The sequence below is a genomic window from Clostridium sp. BJN0001.
ATTATTAATATTATCTATTGACTTGTTTACATTTTCCATCTGTGCTGTTAATTCCTCAACAGTTGCTGATAATTCTTCTGATGATGCACTCATATCTTGTGATTTCTCTATTATAGTTTTGAGAAGTTTATTTACATTTACTTGTGCAGTATTTAGCGCTCTTCCAGTCTGACCAAACTCATCTTTTCTTGTAATTGAAATAGGCATTGAAAAATCATAATTTGACAATCTTTCTGCTAAATTTTTAATTTGTGTTAAAGGATTCAATACACTTTTACTTAAAATAACTGAAATAAATAATATAAATGCAAAAGATACTAATAAACAAATTATTGTTGTGTATAATATTTTTTTCAATTGAATTTCATTTTCTAAATTAGACTTCTCAGCTGCTGCTAAATTTAAATCTATACTTTTTTCCAAAGTTTCCATAAGATCATTTCTTTTCTTACTCACATCTGTTTGATAAATATTAGCTGCCTCATCATATTTTTTATTTTCTATAAGTTCAAGTGTTTCTTCTTTTGCTAGTCTATATGTTTCTAAATTATCTTTGAATTTTTCATAAATAACTTTTTCATCTTCATCTGATGATATTTTTTCATATTCTTCTTCTAATATGTTATCTTTCTTTGATATATCATCCATTTTAGATATATTGTCTTTTAGTCCTTCTAATTCCTTATCAAAGACAAATCCTATTCATTATAGCTCTAACTTCGTTTATATTTGCTTTTATTTCTTCTAGATTTTTTATTGTTATTAAATTATCTTCATACATTTCTTTAGCATTACTATTAATTTTTAAACAATTACTTACTCCATTTACACCTATTAATACTATAAAGATGCAAATTATAGAAAATGTTACTACTAGTTTTTTTCTGACACTTAAATTTGTAAAAAATTTCATTATATTCCCCCTAAATAAAAATTTAATAAATTGATATTTTATGTATATTTATTGTTATTATGATTATATTATAAATTATTTAATAAGTATACTATTTTATACAAATAATCACATTTTTCTTATATTTATTTAGTTTGTATAACATTTAACATTTATTTATTTCTATTTATTTCTAACTTATTCTCTGTATTTACATATTTAACATAAATAAAACTTATTTCAACAAATATTTCATTTATAATGCTATATACCTTCTTTAATATTTCTCTATTTCAAAATAATAAAAAAATGGTATTTAGCTAAGACACTCAGCTAAATACCGTATAATAAAATGATTAAGATTGTAGATTGCTTTTTTTATTATTTATTTAATTTTATTCCATCAAAATCAGATATCATTTCATCTGTAATTCTAGACGTAAAATCAACGAGTACACAGTTTATTTCTTTATTATATTTAACATCTATTCCTTGTTTATATAATGCATCTATACATACTTTTGAAGCATCATTCTTTAATAAATCTTCTTTATTAAATTTATAAGATTTATCTTTTACAGTAAGTGTTAAGGTGTTTTTATCGTATGTGCCACCATAATACTGTGCAATTGATGATGGATCTATATATCCTTTATTAGAACTATTTGTTACTCCATAATTTGTCTGAAGAGTTCCTGCTATTGATAAAGAAGTATTTGTTGTTTTTCTTAGCTGCATCTTTGTGCTGTTTTCAGGATTATCTTTGTCTATAGTGAAACTATCTACTTTTTGAGGAGTATTATAGATAACATTTTTAGGATTTGCTTTACTTATATCTATTGTATTATATTTATATGAATCAATTGTAAGCTTTCCATCATCTATATCAACTACCTGATAACAAGGGCTATCCTGACAATCGACAAAATGTGCATTCCATACTTTATCTCTTAAATCTGTATAGTATTTGTCTCCACTTCTTCCTGTTACATAGTAAACTGTTCCATTTGAAAAATCAGCTGTATAATCATCATCATTTATTGCATATGTTCTTGAAATTGCATGATCATGTCCATTAAATACTACATCTACATGATATTTTTCTAAAACAGGTGTAAGAATATCTTTTACTGCAGGATTGTTTCTTGTTTTCTTATTATAATATGGAGTTTTATGGAACATTGCAATTGTCCATTTCTGTGTATTGTGTTTTAAATCATTTTCAAGCCACTCAGCCTGATCTTCAAGGAATTTATCATTAGAAGGAGCTTCTTCATCTTCCTGACTGTCTAAAACTACAAAGTGAACATTTCCATAATCATAAGAATATGTCTGTCCTATAAGAGAACTTAAACCATTATCTGGTACTGAGAACTGTCCTTTAAAATCCTTCGGTGCAGCTGATGCAAAATCATTATTTGAATAAGTTTCATGATTTCCTTGTACAGGCATTTCTGGGATATTGTCAATTACGCCTTCTGCTGCTTTAAACCAGTTATCCCAATGTTGATAATTTCCTCCTATTTCAACTAAATCTCCTATATTAGTAACAAAATCAGCATCTGCATTTTCTTTATATGCTTCTGTTATTGTATTATGCCATGGTGTATATTCAGGATTAGCAGGTTTTCCACTTTGAGAATCTCCAAATACTATGAATTTAGTATCAGTATTATTTTCCTCTTCTGTTTTAAAAGTATTTGTTTTGCTTACATGTTCAGAATTATTTTTGTCTACTGCTACTACTCTATATTCATAAGTAGATCCAGATTCAAGTCCTTTTAAAGTAACTGAGTAAATATTTTGTTTTCCAGTTAATATAGTGCTACTTCCTGTACCACAAGTTAAAACATCAGGTTCTCTATCATAGTTTTTACTCCAAGTAGATGTGCCTTTAACTCTATATTCAACTCTTCCTTCTTTATCTGTGCTTATTGTTCTCCATGTTATGGTCTGTGTTGTTTTAGGATCTTCTGTAAAACTTAAAACAATGTGGTCTGGAGACTCTGTTGCATTTAAATTTTCATTAATATAAGTACTATTGTACTTAACTCCATTTTCTGCTGCATCTGCCTTAGTGCAAAGTTTAGATGTTCCCATAACAGCTACTGATAAAGCAAATGATATGGTTAGACATAATATTTTTTTATTCATATAAATTATTCCCCCTAATAAAATTTTCTTCTATAAACAAATTATAGAAAAAGCTTATTAAAAACAGGTTTCATTTTTGTTACAATATTGTAAAATTTATATTTCTTCTGATTCTATGTCTATATGCATTTTTTTATCTGATTCATCCCATTTTACGATATATCCGCTCCCATGTGCACAAAATACAGAGTTTCCAGTACAATTTATATCAGCATCTTTTTTATATGCTCTTTTTTCTATGACTTCATCAGTATTGTGGCAATCATCATATCCGTCATAAATAAGGCTCATAGAACCTGTTCCTCTTGTAAATTCAAGTATATAAAGAGAATAATCCATAAACTCAGAAGCTGGTCCTCTTCCTTTTATAGTGACTTTTCCATCAATATTTTCAGGTGATTCAAATGTTCCTTTCATTCTTTCTATGTCAGTTAAAATACGTCCTATATAACTTTCATCAATCTCTATTATAAATTTATAATATGGCTCTAAAAGTATATTTTCTGCCTTTTCAAGTCCTTGCCTTATCGCTCTATATGTAGCTTCTCTAAAATCTCCTCCACATGTATGCTTTAAATGTGATCTTCCATTTAAAAGAGTAAACTTTATATCTGTAATAGGAGAACCCGTAAGTATTCCTTTATGTTCCTTTTCAAAAATATGCGTTTTTATAAGGTTTTGAAATCCTGGTGCAAGATCATCATTGCTACATTTATTTTCAAAAGTAATACCTGTATTTTTAGGAAGGGGCTCCATCTTTAGATGAACCTCTGCATAATGCCTTAGTGGTTCAAAATGTCCTCGTCCTATCACTTTATTTTTTATACTTTCTTTATATAATATATTGCATTCTCCAAAACAAACATCTATATTAAATCTATTTTTCACAACATTTTTTAATATTTCAAGCTGAATTTTTCCCATTATATGAACATTTATTTCTGAGGCATGTTCATCCCACTCTACTTTTAATGATGGATCTTCTGACTCTAAAATTTTAAACCTATTTAACATATCTTTTGGATTGATTTTACTTTCATCATATACTACCTTTGATACAAATGCAGGAAA
It includes:
- a CDS encoding metallophosphoesterase family protein; protein product: MNKKILCLTISFALSVAVMGTSKLCTKADAAENGVKYNSTYINENLNATESPDHIVLSFTEDPKTTQTITWRTISTDKEGRVEYRVKGTSTWSKNYDREPDVLTCGTGSSTILTGKQNIYSVTLKGLESGSTYEYRVVAVDKNNSEHVSKTNTFKTEEENNTDTKFIVFGDSQSGKPANPEYTPWHNTITEAYKENADADFVTNIGDLVEIGGNYQHWDNWFKAAEGVIDNIPEMPVQGNHETYSNNDFASAAPKDFKGQFSVPDNGLSSLIGQTYSYDYGNVHFVVLDSQEDEEAPSNDKFLEDQAEWLENDLKHNTQKWTIAMFHKTPYYNKKTRNNPAVKDILTPVLEKYHVDVVFNGHDHAISRTYAINDDDYTADFSNGTVYYVTGRSGDKYYTDLRDKVWNAHFVDCQDSPCYQVVDIDDGKLTIDSYKYNTIDISKANPKNVIYNTPQKVDSFTIDKDNPENSTKMQLRKTTNTSLSIAGTLQTNYGVTNSSNKGYIDPSSIAQYYGGTYDKNTLTLTVKDKSYKFNKEDLLKNDASKVCIDALYKQGIDVKYNKEINCVLVDFTSRITDEMISDFDGIKLNK